A genomic region of Leptospira mtsangambouensis contains the following coding sequences:
- a CDS encoding BrnT family toxin has protein sequence MEFEWDSKKNQENLEKHGVDFYTAQLAFLDNNRIISKDILHTTESEERFFCFGLIPDGIITVRFTLRGKNIRIFGAGFWREGKKLYEKENNLY, from the coding sequence GTGGAGTTTGAATGGGATTCTAAGAAAAATCAGGAAAATTTAGAAAAGCACGGGGTTGACTTTTATACGGCACAACTTGCTTTTCTGGATAACAACAGAATCATTTCGAAAGATATTTTGCATACAACTGAATCAGAAGAACGCTTCTTTTGTTTCGGTTTAATTCCAGACGGAATTATTACAGTGCGCTTTACATTAAGAGGAAAAAATATCAGAATTTTTGGTGCTGGGTTCTGGAGAGAGGGAAAAAAACTTTATGAAAAAGAAAACAATTTATACTAA
- a CDS encoding CopG family transcriptional regulator, with protein sequence MKKKTIYTKTPNNISKAINSSLVVDDFLPPPDKLIIKEDNSKVTILLSKKSISFFKDQSKKSGVPYQSMIKKVLDLYADKFAHK encoded by the coding sequence ATGAAAAAGAAAACAATTTATACTAAAACCCCGAATAACATTTCGAAAGCTATCAATTCTTCTCTAGTTGTGGATGATTTTCTACCTCCTCCTGATAAGTTAATTATTAAAGAAGATAACTCAAAAGTTACAATATTACTAAGCAAAAAAAGCATTAGTTTTTTCAAAGACCAGTCTAAGAAATCCGGTGTTCCGTATCAATCTATGATCAAAAAGGTTTTAGATTTATATGCGGATAAATTTGCTCACAAGTAA